AAAGAAACGACAGCGACACGCCGATATATCTTGGTACTGGTCCGCTACCAGCACTCTGCTGCGCCGCTGTTTTGACAACGTAGACAACTTGCGTGAAGGCGTGCGGCGATTTTGTTTGTCCAGCGTTCGCTTACAGTCATGATGTTTACGGGAGGACAGCTCCACTGATACGTTAGAATGCTGGTTCTGGCTGCTTGCGTGGTACCTGACAGCATAAATTCTATGACTGGCCACTAATAAACAGCATAATGGTACAGGAATTCATGGTGCAGAACACGCTCTAGGTAGTACAAAATCTCAGCATGTTGAAGAGGTGTTGTTAGGCGTAGTACCTGGAgaacgggaaaaagaaagagaaggaaaagaaaacagacaaGGCAGTACCTATTAAACCATTCGTGAAGTCTAGTGGCTAATCGCAACAAATATACTTCAAAAACTCCTGCAGTGCTTGAGTGGTTATCTACACATCATCCCTAATTTTTGCGATAGAATGGCGGCACATGTTAGCTCAGTGTATGACACTCAAGTTCCACTGATATGTGTTCACAGGTCTTCTCATTGCTCATGCATCATGTTTCACCATCTGTTCGGACATCTGGCCGCTTGCAAAAGCATTCCTGCTACAGGATGTCTGCTTAACACTTGCAGGTCAAGGACAGCAATGGACACATACTTTACAACAAGGATGACATCAAAGAAGGCAAGTTTGCCTTCACCACAGATGCGTATGATGTGTACGAGGTGTGCTTCACCACCAAGATGCCCAGTGAGGTGAAAGGTGGGGACCGGGAAGTCCAGCTCCAGCTCAAGCATGGTGCAGAGGCCAAGAACTACCAAGGCCTGGCCGAAGTAGGCAAGCTGAAGCCTCTAGAGGTGAGGGAAGCCAATACAGTTTCAGGTTTGCATGCTCATTAGGGTGCCCCTGTTTCCATTATTCTGAAATGGAAAGAAAAAAGCTTTGCCACGGGTTGTAAAGCCACTGCACAATACAACCATAGATCAGGGTCAAGTTGCACCTTGGTACTGTTGTATGGAGTGTCACATATGTAGGAATGCCATGTATACATAACTCTTCTACCTAGAATGCTCGGTATATCTCAATCAGATTTGCTTAGAAGTAGCATGCTGTGATGGGTTCAGTTTACCATGTCTGTGAGCATTACTTGCCTGTTCGTTCACAACGAAGGGTCATCTGTGGTGACGCCTGCATGGCCATGGTATCTGGGCTCTTGCTTTTCCTGAGGCTCAAATATTCGGGGTATGTGCATTTGTACTCAGGCCAGTGTCTCAATTTTGCAGTGACATTCTGCTGCTAAACACGAAGTCGCAGGTTCAATTTCCATGTCTGCATTTTGATGGGtagaaaaatgcaaaaaataaatgctcttgtagtacttagatttaggcgcatgttgCAGAACCCTGGGTGTTTCAAATTAATATGCAGCATTTCACTACAGTGTTCCTCATAGTCATTGCATTGCTTTAGGACATTTAATTTGATGTGCACCTCATAAGCACACTCGGCAATAAGCAGGAGCTTTGCACTATGGAACACTTGGCTTTGTTTGTGATCATCGCTTATTTCTGTGAAATGTTTCACCAGATGAAGCTCCAACAGCTGGAGGACCTgtcggaggctgtggtgaagGACTTTGCATACATGCGCCAACGGGAGGAAGAGATGCGCGACACCAATGAGTCAACCAACTCGCGCGTGCTGTACTTCTCCATCTTCTCCATGTGCTGCCTGCTTGGACTGGCCACCTGGCAAGTTCTCTAcctgaggcggttcttcaaggcAAAGAAACTCATTGAGTGAACAAACAGTTGGATCTGTGAGTGTTTGTGGAGGGGGGTACACGTACAGGAGGGACAATAAAAACACACTGCGTACACTTAGTATGTGGAGGTCcacagaaaacgtttttttttttaaatctgcaaGAAGAAATTGTCTCTATTTATATGAATTTTGAAATTGTAATAAGAGCCCCTGGGGGAATTTGTCCTGCTCAGACTACTCTTGAGAACTGTTGCCAGCTTACAGAGTGGTGCCAGAGAATGATTGCCACACACCATTCTATATCTCCAGTAGCGTGCAGCATTGTATAACTAGAGAGTTTGCAAATGTCTATTTGTTCCCATGTGTGGTACTTACATTTGCACTTGCAAGTTCTGTGGCGGTAGCATCTCTTTGTCAGAGTGAGTGTCATTTAGTTTGAGTGATCTCACGAAGAGTGGGTCAAGCTGCCTCTACAACTAAAACTTGCCTAAATATGAAGTGAACATTTTGGGCATCGGGGCACATTAAAGCAACCTGTGTGCAAGTCAATGGGCCCACTTGTCTATACTTGTGGACAACTTGCCGTGTTTATTGCATGGAAGGACAGCTATGGGGACAGAGCATCGGCACATGTATGATATCGTGAAGTTCTCGTGAAAATTACTTTCACACCATTTTTGAGTTTTCACATCCTAGTGCACTACCATGGCTGAAAAGCAAACCTCTTTGCAACTCTATATTTACTTTTTTGGTATTGTAATGAGTAAAATAAAGGAACGAACGCTGAGAAACAACTTATTACTGAGTTTTCTTGTCCTGCTGGATACATTGAGATAAAAATTGTGCATGTAAGAACATATTGCTTTTTCCTGCGCATTTTTTATATTGCAGCGTTTGTGCCTTCCCTGCTTGAACGTGGTAAACATTTCAACACAGGCATAAGAATATACACTTCATTGCTCAGATATTGTAATCAATAGAAACTGCATCAATAGTCTGTTCAGAGCACTACTCGCGGCATAGAAACAGGGGCAAGGTAATTTTTTTAGTGAAGGTGCCAGGTGGCCCTATATTTGCTGTTGCTATTAGTTCTGCCTGTGTATAGATGTGTTGTCTCTGCAAATGCAGTAGTTAAACCATGTGAAATGAAATTTTGTGCACATTAACAATCAAATTTTCAACGATAGGCAGGTGTGTCCTCACGCATGTGCATTGGGTCTGTAGCTTTGGCTTGCATGGCCACAGAAGGTTGTCCATGAGTATTGCAGTGGCTAGTTCTGTGCAGTTGAGTAGCACCTTAATGAGCAGGCCTGGCCTGTGGCCTGATCTTGTTTAGTTAGTGCACAAAGCCACTGCTGCATGCTGCCTTTCTCAGCCTAGTGAGCCATGGCTGCAGTTTACACAGTGCATTATAATCATTTAGGGTCAGACATAATCAGTGCTAACCATCCAGTTGCAATTCTTTGCATACTTATGGTTGTGTCTTTTGGATATTATGCTGCTCTCCTCGTGTCATCTATTTGTTTAGCAGCACTTATTTATTTAATGTACTGTGAATCATGAATAAATTTTTACACAAGCCCTACAAATTGAAGATTGCAAACTTCACAGAAGTACACATGGCAGCAGTCTGAAACATACTGACTCTGAGATCTGAGACAAAATAAACAGGTTTCAAACACATTGTGTTGCTGTTAACATTCATCTTGCAAACTCAATAAAATTTTCATTATATGGATGTATTATTGTGGAAGTATGAGTAATGCTTTTTCTTTTATAAAACAAAGCATGCAGGACTTGTACATGATGCAAGCAAATTGAGCCCAGAGGCACTcttgcataatatttttttttgtggttgaAGTAAAAACTAAATGTTTATAATATCACAAAAACAGTAATATAGGAAGAAGAAATGTTTGAGGTGCAACTTTAATAGCTAAAGCAGGCAGTTGCTTGTTGAAGGGACCCTGGAACAATTTTGTGCAAACATACTGAGTTGGGGTAGCTcgttctgatcattaagtgacaaATTTAAGTGCTCCGTgcaaagcgtgtaatttataaaattttaaaaatgtgcatctcTACCGATCGCTACTTAAGTTTGCAGCCGCTGGCTGGTTCCGCCCAACTGACGTCAGTTGGGCGATATTCGACTGGCTTCCCAGGTTGTGTCATAGATAATTTTTCAAAccttatggtgaacaaatgttcacAATAGTTGGAACTCGGAATGTTGGTTAACTTGTTTCTATAAGAAAAAGTAACAGAAGGAGAATACACAACGACAGTTAAT
The nucleotide sequence above comes from Dermacentor andersoni chromosome 10, qqDerAnde1_hic_scaffold, whole genome shotgun sequence. Encoded proteins:
- the LOC126545143 gene encoding transmembrane emp24 domain-containing protein bai-like; translated protein: MVSCATLISVLTLYLGVVHAIRFHIKPNTKRCLKDEVLKDVLVSGEYHVSETPGHKTDLTVKDSNGHILYNKDDIKEGKFAFTTDAYDVYEVCFTTKMPSEVKGGDREVQLQLKHGAEAKNYQGLAEVGKLKPLEMKLQQLEDLSEAVVKDFAYMRQREEEMRDTNESTNSRVLYFSIFSMCCLLGLATWQVLYLRRFFKAKKLIE